From a single Sediminibacterium sp. KACHI17 genomic region:
- the nagB gene encoding glucosamine-6-phosphate deaminase: MSVMVDSFEKIPVKIHTSSKEGSKYVANEIAQLIRAKQKSGEKCVLGMATGSTPISLYAELVRMHKEEGLSFANVITFNLDEYYPIERDAFQSYWSFMHRHLFSHVDIAPENIHLPNGLWPKEEIKKYCAEYDQMIEDAGGIDLQILGIGNNGHIGFNEPGSSIYSKTRLVNLDNSTRIANAHEFQNISKVPRLAVTMGISTILKAKRILLMGWGMKGKIIARSVEGDVTEQVPASILQQHPDCTFVIDEAASTELTRIKSPWLTGDCEWTPKMIKRAVINLALKLNKSVLSLTEHDYNENGLSDLIVEKGEAYEINLQVFYMLRDSLTGWPGGKANAIIPAHPERSTPYPKKCLIFSPHPDDDIISMGGTFMRLHDQGHEVHVAYQTSGNIAVADEFVTRFIDFAVGFEDMFGIDNQKSQSILQAARSFIASKQKNQRDTPEIRAIKGLIRRCEAKATCRYVGLTDDRCHFMNLPFYETGTVEKNPMGEADIQITMELLKKIQPQQIYCAGDLADPHGTHKVCLDIIFESLRRLKAAGEPWIKDCWVWLYKGAWQEWDIAEIEMAIPMSPDQVMKKRFGIFIHQSQKDMVPFQGSDSREFWQRAEDRNANTANLYAALGMTKYAAMEAFVRWHY; this comes from the coding sequence TATGTAGCCAATGAAATCGCACAGTTGATCCGAGCCAAACAAAAGTCCGGAGAGAAATGCGTGTTAGGGATGGCAACAGGGTCTACACCGATTAGCCTCTATGCTGAATTAGTGAGAATGCACAAAGAAGAGGGATTGAGTTTTGCCAATGTCATCACATTTAATCTGGATGAATACTACCCTATCGAGCGTGATGCTTTTCAAAGCTATTGGAGTTTCATGCACAGGCATTTATTTAGTCATGTAGACATTGCTCCTGAAAACATTCATCTTCCCAATGGATTATGGCCAAAAGAAGAGATCAAAAAATATTGTGCGGAATATGATCAGATGATTGAAGATGCAGGCGGCATTGATCTGCAGATACTAGGAATCGGCAACAATGGACATATTGGTTTTAATGAACCCGGGTCTAGTATTTATTCAAAAACAAGACTGGTAAATCTGGATAATAGTACTCGTATTGCCAATGCGCATGAGTTTCAGAATATTTCAAAAGTACCCCGTCTGGCGGTAACCATGGGTATCAGCACCATCCTGAAAGCGAAAAGAATTCTTTTGATGGGCTGGGGAATGAAAGGTAAGATCATCGCACGTTCTGTGGAAGGTGATGTGACCGAACAGGTACCTGCGAGTATCCTGCAACAACACCCCGACTGCACTTTTGTGATCGATGAAGCTGCATCGACCGAACTGACCAGGATCAAATCTCCATGGCTAACGGGCGATTGTGAATGGACACCTAAAATGATCAAAAGAGCCGTGATCAATCTGGCGCTGAAACTGAATAAATCCGTTTTGAGTTTGACAGAGCATGACTATAATGAAAACGGATTGTCAGATCTGATCGTTGAAAAAGGAGAAGCATACGAGATCAACTTGCAGGTATTTTATATGCTTCGTGATAGCTTAACCGGATGGCCGGGTGGAAAAGCAAATGCAATCATACCTGCACATCCGGAAAGAAGCACTCCATATCCTAAAAAATGTTTGATCTTCTCTCCTCACCCCGATGACGATATCATCAGTATGGGTGGAACCTTCATGCGTTTACATGATCAGGGACATGAAGTACATGTTGCTTACCAAACCAGTGGAAACATTGCCGTTGCTGATGAGTTTGTAACACGCTTTATAGATTTTGCAGTAGGATTTGAAGATATGTTTGGAATCGATAACCAGAAAAGTCAGTCTATTCTTCAGGCAGCCAGAAGTTTTATCGCATCCAAACAAAAAAACCAACGTGATACCCCTGAGATTCGTGCGATCAAAGGATTGATACGTCGCTGTGAAGCCAAAGCCACCTGCCGATATGTAGGTCTGACCGATGATCGCTGCCACTTTATGAATCTTCCTTTTTACGAAACCGGTACCGTTGAAAAAAATCCGATGGGTGAAGCTGATATACAAATCACCATGGAATTATTGAAGAAGATCCAACCCCAGCAGATCTACTGCGCAGGCGATCTGGCCGATCCACATGGTACACATAAGGTTTGTCTGGATATCATTTTTGAAAGTCTCCGTAGATTAAAAGCAGCCGGTGAACCATGGATCAAAGATTGTTGGGTGTGGTTGTACAAAGGTGCATGGCAAGAATGGGATATCGCTGAAATTGAGATGGCCATCCCGATGAGCCCCGATCAGGTCATGAAAAAGAGATTTGGCATTTTTATCCATCAATCTCAAAAAGATATGGTGCCTTTCCAGGGAAGTGACAGCAGAGAATTCTGGCAAAGAGCAGAAGACCGCAATGCCAATACTGCCAATTTATACGCAGCTTTAGGTATGACCAAATATGCAGCCATGGAGGCATTTGTTCGTTGGCATTACTAA
- a CDS encoding phosphatase PAP2-related protein — protein MQKEMTGFTGVIGEWQDILSTNKTFRKKMISTVVILIIVVLSLPTFFNYIEQRKGAYLHDLILQHIPAADVSLLTFLIIWSMSGWVIIRCIQRPSFALLMLMSFTLLCLARMVSIVMVPLDPPDGLIKLNDPLTSLIYGGKDKFITKDLFFSGHTSNMFLMYLCLERKSDKRIALIASILVACLVLIQHVHYTVDVLFAFVFTYLIFRVAKLTATH, from the coding sequence ATGCAGAAGGAAATGACGGGATTTACAGGTGTTATTGGAGAGTGGCAGGATATCCTGTCTACCAATAAAACGTTTCGTAAAAAAATGATCAGCACTGTGGTGATCCTGATCATTGTTGTTCTTTCATTACCTACTTTCTTTAACTATATCGAGCAAAGAAAAGGTGCCTACCTGCACGATCTGATCCTTCAACATATACCTGCTGCAGATGTATCCCTACTAACATTTCTGATCATTTGGTCAATGAGTGGCTGGGTCATCATCCGGTGTATTCAAAGGCCTTCATTTGCTTTGCTCATGCTGATGTCATTCACGCTTCTTTGTTTGGCCAGAATGGTAAGCATCGTAATGGTACCCCTTGATCCACCTGATGGACTGATCAAATTGAATGACCCACTGACAAGTTTAATCTACGGAGGGAAAGATAAATTCATTACAAAAGACCTGTTCTTTTCAGGGCACACTTCCAACATGTTTTTGATGTATTTATGCCTGGAGAGAAAGTCCGATAAAAGAATAGCTTTAATAGCATCCATCTTGGTAGCATGCTTGGTATTGATACAACATGTACACTATACAGTTGATGTGCTATTTGCTTTTGTATTTACCTATCTGATTTTTAGGGTTGCGAAGTTGACGGCTACGCATTAG
- a CDS encoding BamA/TamA family outer membrane protein, translating to MTQIIRVLSLFSFFLGSFSTSFAQDSSKPNKGKFVAFPAITRSIETSWAAGGAASYTFRPFKDDTISRTSSIQFGSIYSLRKQLVASVKGTQYLRNENWILNEQISFSSFPDKFWGIGKNTKDLTEEDYEFKQAYLYLHFMKKIAPRLFGGILYEYQRVWDIHYQPGGLFDQQKVFGRTDYHVSGLGMSITYDSRNHAFWPNKGLFAQLYFNHYSPVTASEYSFTNIVADLRRYIPAGRNAVFAAQAWVFSNIGSHVPLRSQAAFGGDNIMRGYYQGRFRDNQQFAVQGEYRRAVYKRFGLVAFAGFGNVAHTIDGLNLRNLKYSIGGGMRYALNKSEKLNLRIDYGIGKGINRGLYFQLGEAF from the coding sequence ATGACACAAATTATCAGGGTCTTATCTCTTTTTTCCTTCTTTCTTGGCAGTTTTTCCACATCCTTCGCTCAGGACAGTTCAAAACCCAATAAGGGTAAATTTGTGGCATTCCCGGCCATTACGCGCTCCATCGAAACAAGCTGGGCTGCGGGTGGGGCGGCTTCTTATACTTTCCGTCCATTTAAGGATGATACCATTTCCCGAACCTCCAGTATCCAGTTTGGATCAATTTATTCACTTCGCAAGCAATTGGTTGCTTCCGTAAAGGGAACCCAGTATCTCCGGAATGAAAACTGGATATTAAACGAGCAGATCTCATTCAGTTCTTTCCCCGATAAATTTTGGGGTATCGGAAAAAATACCAAGGATCTCACTGAAGAAGATTATGAGTTCAAACAAGCATATCTGTATTTACATTTCATGAAAAAAATCGCCCCACGTCTTTTTGGGGGTATCCTATACGAATACCAGCGTGTTTGGGATATCCATTATCAACCGGGTGGATTATTTGACCAACAAAAGGTTTTTGGTAGAACTGATTACCATGTTTCCGGTTTGGGAATGAGTATCACCTATGACTCCCGTAACCATGCATTTTGGCCTAATAAAGGATTGTTTGCGCAACTTTATTTTAACCATTACAGTCCGGTGACTGCTTCTGAATATAGCTTTACGAATATCGTTGCGGATTTGAGGAGATATATTCCAGCAGGCAGAAATGCTGTATTCGCTGCGCAAGCCTGGGTTTTCAGTAATATCGGATCCCATGTTCCGCTTAGGAGTCAGGCAGCTTTTGGCGGGGATAATATTATGCGTGGCTATTATCAGGGGAGATTCAGAGATAACCAGCAATTCGCAGTGCAAGGAGAATATCGGAGAGCAGTATACAAGAGATTTGGACTTGTTGCGTTTGCAGGTTTTGGTAATGTTGCGCATACGATAGATGGTTTGAATCTTCGTAACCTCAAATATTCAATAGGGGGAGGTATGCGTTATGCCTTGAATAAATCGGAAAAACTGAATCTTAGGATTGATTATGGAATCGGGAAAGGAATCAACCGAGGCCTTTACTTTCAACTGGGCGAAGCTTTCTAA
- a CDS encoding phytanoyl-CoA dioxygenase family protein, with product MKKWESHFKLGDAVTPEQLDFFDEHGVIVFRNFLDKEKVATYISELQRLEKQWLDEKKDKINGIPLKFGKDENGNTTIQRLCFSSLYSDPLHALLSDDRLKALTAFLHPYEGRIAENEKDGLVINNYINTPNSTFTQMGWHTDSPRDLFMGQKIMPMLNVGIHLDTCMFENGGLRVLPGTHKQGMFKLLFGKKYFIDNNDDPREVGFDIFSGDLSVHDGRLWHRVKQSPKFGEESRRRVMYVPIVTGKYKPKDENSKTPFYHRFTGKVHH from the coding sequence ATGAAAAAATGGGAAAGTCATTTTAAGCTTGGCGATGCGGTAACCCCCGAGCAACTGGATTTTTTTGATGAGCATGGTGTAATCGTGTTCCGTAATTTTCTGGACAAAGAAAAGGTAGCCACTTATATCAGCGAATTACAACGACTGGAGAAACAGTGGTTGGATGAAAAGAAAGACAAGATCAATGGTATTCCATTAAAGTTTGGTAAAGACGAAAATGGAAATACGACAATTCAGCGTCTTTGTTTCAGCTCACTTTACAGTGATCCATTGCATGCGCTATTGTCAGATGACCGTTTGAAAGCCTTAACTGCATTCTTACATCCTTACGAAGGACGTATTGCTGAGAATGAAAAGGACGGATTGGTCATCAACAATTATATCAATACACCGAATAGCACATTTACCCAAATGGGCTGGCATACAGATAGTCCTCGTGACCTTTTTATGGGACAAAAGATCATGCCAATGCTGAATGTGGGAATTCACTTGGATACCTGCATGTTTGAAAACGGTGGTTTACGTGTTTTACCGGGCACCCATAAACAAGGCATGTTCAAACTGCTTTTCGGAAAGAAATACTTTATTGATAACAATGATGATCCGCGTGAAGTAGGGTTTGATATTTTCTCAGGAGATCTTTCTGTTCATGATGGTCGTCTATGGCATCGTGTAAAACAATCACCAAAATTCGGTGAAGAAAGCCGTAGAAGAGTCATGTATGTACCGATTGTTACCGGTAAGTACAAACCCAAGGATGAGAACAGTAAAACACCTTTCTACCACCGTTTTACTGGGAAAGTACACCACTAA
- a CDS encoding SDR family oxidoreductase — translation MKYALITGASKGIGKAIAQELAARGVHLVLVARDKHLLEELAAGLSVKHNIDVRYCSLDLALPDAVQQLYNWILQQQVQINILVNNAGYGLSGPFESYTASEHKDMMRVNMTVPVELTSALLPDLKQNHPSYILNIVSSAAYQSVPGLSTYAASKAFMLNFSRGLRYELRKKGVSVTAVSPGSTDTGFAARAKVGQKGLKAAEKVNMTPEAVAKIAVNAMYGKKAEVITGFINQLGAFLVWLLPKKLAEKTAAGIYELD, via the coding sequence ATGAAATATGCATTGATCACCGGCGCCAGTAAGGGAATTGGTAAAGCCATTGCGCAGGAATTAGCTGCACGTGGCGTTCACTTGGTATTAGTAGCGAGAGATAAACATTTATTGGAAGAACTTGCCGCTGGTTTATCTGTAAAACACAATATTGACGTTCGCTATTGCTCTCTGGATCTTGCTTTACCAGATGCTGTTCAACAGTTATACAATTGGATCTTACAACAACAGGTACAAATAAATATCCTAGTCAATAATGCAGGGTATGGACTGAGTGGGCCTTTTGAATCTTATACAGCATCAGAACATAAGGATATGATGCGGGTTAATATGACGGTTCCCGTAGAATTAACATCGGCGCTTCTACCGGATTTAAAGCAGAATCATCCCTCATATATACTGAATATCGTCAGCTCCGCAGCTTATCAGTCGGTTCCGGGACTTAGTACTTATGCAGCGAGCAAGGCCTTTATGCTGAATTTTAGTCGTGGATTACGTTATGAATTGAGAAAAAAAGGAGTTTCAGTAACAGCTGTGAGTCCGGGATCAACAGATACAGGTTTTGCAGCGAGGGCGAAAGTTGGACAAAAAGGATTAAAAGCCGCAGAAAAGGTGAATATGACACCTGAAGCCGTTGCTAAGATCGCAGTGAATGCTATGTATGGAAAAAAAGCGGAAGTGATCACCGGCTTTATCAATCAATTGGGCGCTTTTCTGGTATGGCTTCTTCCAAAGAAGTTGGCAGAAAAAACCGCAGCAGGGATCTATGAATTGGATTGA